From a region of the Rouxiella sp. S1S-2 genome:
- a CDS encoding thiamine pyrophosphate-binding protein — translation MKTHAEKPLSSVALSAAENDSNAIIFIEYPKPESNNSEVIIQELVSHNIKHIFLVPGKLIYPFINAIDSSEIKGIVGAHETACGFMADGYARASRKFGVCLAISGPGTMNFIPAMAAAQADRIPVLYLAGGISTYHEAQGAFQDGSNSGLDELTIVKPLLNSAVEIKNGSTLKYELRRSLISLNTQRKGRAYLSMPVDIQKKKMTEHPQLKPLKPTDSYESPIDIKALEKVLKLHILGKSKVAILAGHRVNNRSDAILLHHLAEKYQIPVATTLSGKGAFSEEHALSLGVYGFAGHTRAVETINGEDVDVLIVFGCDLSQRDSLNWTPKLHGNKRLILIDEDFEKSCLHYQPDVQVFSNLNGALQHLVNAVDEHDTRLEEVKEWRKEWLQKINNLPLILKRSELPSQNINEKQYIYPGDAIKHLRQRMSSNTNVVVDSGAHRIFMAHYWQSNGCGDYHTSSSLAPMGWAVCAGIGIKLAAPENDCLVVTGDGCMLMHGMEIQTAARYGIKVIFVVMNNSAHGAMYIDTLHNRGISSGYTALPNHDWVAFAHSLGVKAARASTLDDVDAALDVAHDHDGPFLIEIEVGNDTPPNRYYADSTFEFEQRISNL, via the coding sequence ATGAAGACTCACGCAGAAAAACCGCTCTCTTCCGTTGCATTGTCTGCAGCTGAAAATGACAGTAATGCAATTATATTTATCGAATACCCCAAACCTGAAAGCAACAATTCTGAAGTTATTATTCAGGAATTGGTGTCACATAATATAAAGCACATATTTTTAGTGCCGGGCAAACTTATTTATCCGTTTATTAACGCGATTGATAGCTCCGAAATAAAAGGTATCGTCGGTGCACATGAAACGGCCTGCGGATTTATGGCCGATGGCTATGCGCGAGCCAGCCGAAAATTTGGCGTTTGTCTGGCAATCTCAGGCCCGGGAACCATGAACTTTATTCCCGCGATGGCTGCCGCACAGGCAGACCGCATCCCGGTTCTTTATCTGGCAGGGGGTATCTCAACCTATCATGAAGCGCAGGGTGCCTTTCAGGACGGAAGCAACAGTGGTTTAGACGAATTAACCATCGTGAAGCCCCTCTTGAACTCCGCTGTTGAGATCAAGAATGGCAGCACGCTTAAATATGAGTTAAGGCGTAGTTTAATAAGCTTAAATACCCAGCGTAAAGGCCGTGCATATTTAAGTATGCCGGTAGATATTCAAAAAAAGAAAATGACCGAGCATCCCCAGCTGAAACCGCTGAAACCCACTGACAGCTATGAATCTCCTATAGATATTAAAGCATTAGAGAAAGTCTTAAAGCTGCATATTCTAGGCAAATCTAAAGTCGCTATTTTAGCCGGTCACCGCGTAAACAACCGTAGCGATGCCATACTGCTGCATCACCTTGCCGAAAAATATCAAATCCCCGTCGCCACTACGCTGTCGGGAAAAGGTGCGTTCTCTGAAGAACACGCGCTGTCATTGGGCGTTTATGGCTTCGCGGGACATACGCGAGCGGTAGAAACGATTAATGGTGAAGATGTCGATGTTCTGATCGTCTTTGGCTGTGATTTAAGCCAGCGGGACAGTCTAAACTGGACGCCAAAGCTGCATGGCAATAAAAGACTGATATTAATAGATGAAGACTTTGAAAAGTCCTGTTTGCACTATCAGCCGGATGTACAGGTTTTTTCGAATCTCAACGGTGCGCTGCAACACTTAGTGAACGCGGTTGATGAGCACGACACACGGCTGGAAGAGGTAAAAGAATGGCGTAAGGAATGGCTGCAAAAAATAAATAACTTGCCGCTTATCCTCAAGCGCAGCGAACTTCCCTCACAAAATATCAATGAGAAACAGTATATTTATCCAGGTGATGCGATTAAACACCTGCGTCAGCGTATGTCGAGTAACACCAACGTTGTGGTCGATTCCGGCGCTCACCGAATTTTCATGGCGCATTATTGGCAGTCTAACGGCTGTGGCGACTATCATACGTCTAGCTCATTGGCGCCAATGGGTTGGGCGGTGTGCGCGGGTATTGGCATAAAATTGGCCGCGCCGGAAAACGACTGCCTGGTCGTCACCGGTGACGGCTGTATGCTGATGCACGGCATGGAGATTCAAACCGCAGCTCGCTATGGGATTAAGGTCATTTTTGTGGTGATGAACAACAGCGCCCACGGGGCAATGTATATTGATACTTTACACAACCGTGGCATATCCTCCGGCTATACGGCGCTTCCTAATCATGACTGGGTGGCTTTTGCCCACAGCCTTGGCGTGAAGGCAGCACGAGCGTCCACGTTGGATGATGTAGATGCGGCTCTCGACGTTGCCCACGACCACGACGGGCCTTTCCTGATTGAAATAGAAGTTGGAAACGATACGCCACCCAATAGATACTATGCCGACAGTACTTTTGAATTCGAACAACGAATTTCAAATTTATAA
- a CDS encoding cupin domain-containing protein, with protein MYKIASFLIACLIIANTATAAENHNQDITKETLLKTDSSWEGTKYAPYPVGTPQITMLRVTVKPNTVLKWHTHPCISAVYMTQGNVTLVLKKTGQRKTFNKGDSFTDTVDIEHQGQSGTSGAEMLVFFACADKLPLTVNSAH; from the coding sequence ATGTACAAAATCGCGTCATTTTTAATTGCCTGCCTAATAATAGCGAATACTGCCACGGCGGCAGAGAACCATAATCAAGATATCACTAAAGAAACGCTGCTAAAAACGGACAGTTCGTGGGAAGGAACAAAATACGCCCCCTATCCCGTCGGGACGCCACAAATAACCATGCTGAGGGTGACAGTAAAACCCAATACTGTCTTGAAATGGCACACTCATCCGTGTATTAGTGCCGTTTACATGACTCAAGGAAACGTAACACTGGTATTAAAAAAGACAGGGCAGAGAAAAACCTTTAATAAAGGTGATTCTTTCACTGATACCGTTGATATTGAGCATCAGGGGCAATCTGGAACATCAGGTGCCGAGATGTTGGTATTCTTTGCCTGTGCAGATAAATTACCGTTAACCGTTAATTCAGCTCACTAA
- a CDS encoding DMT family transporter → MFAFWMLIASAFFALMGVSVKLVANQVGFIDIIFYRSFINMLIVLFFIKINRLGFKTNHFKLHMKRAVIGNFAMYSGFYALIHLPIATATTLGYTNPIFQSIITFITNKKQLSITLLLSVFIGFAGILVLLHPDTSNNETSAAAVGLLSGLLTALAYFNVGKLVRAGEPELRVVFYFSLVGSVIGGTLLLIHGYSPLNIKTFMNVCAIGVFGSLGQISMTRAYGRGSAIIVSILSYSTIIFSTGLGYFLFGELLTSTSILGILLIVLSGIIAIVRRSPAPVVEVTQEKIIARQDAAS, encoded by the coding sequence ATGTTTGCGTTTTGGATGCTGATTGCAAGCGCGTTCTTTGCCCTCATGGGCGTGAGCGTAAAGCTGGTTGCCAATCAGGTCGGCTTTATTGATATCATTTTTTATCGGTCTTTTATCAACATGCTGATTGTTTTATTCTTCATTAAAATAAATAGGTTAGGATTTAAAACTAACCACTTCAAACTTCACATGAAGCGCGCGGTCATTGGCAATTTCGCCATGTACAGTGGCTTCTATGCACTGATACATTTGCCGATTGCTACCGCCACGACGCTGGGCTATACCAATCCGATATTTCAGTCCATCATCACCTTTATCACCAATAAAAAGCAGCTCAGTATAACATTATTACTTTCGGTATTTATCGGGTTTGCAGGCATCTTGGTTCTCCTGCATCCCGACACGTCAAATAATGAAACCAGTGCCGCCGCAGTGGGATTACTTTCAGGACTATTAACGGCATTAGCCTATTTTAATGTCGGTAAATTAGTGCGTGCAGGCGAGCCTGAGCTGCGAGTGGTGTTCTACTTCTCTCTGGTGGGTAGTGTCATTGGTGGTACATTGTTGCTCATTCACGGCTATTCGCCTTTAAATATAAAGACGTTTATGAATGTTTGTGCGATTGGTGTTTTTGGCAGTCTTGGACAAATTTCGATGACCCGCGCCTACGGCAGAGGCAGTGCAATCATTGTCAGTATTCTTTCCTACAGCACAATTATTTTCTCTACCGGATTGGGTTATTTCCTATTCGGCGAACTTCTGACTTCTACATCAATTTTGGGTATTTTACTCATTGTCCTCTCCGGCATCATCGCTATTGTAAGGCGCTCACCCGCTCCTGTGGTGGAAGTGACGCAAGAGAAAATCATTGCCCGCCAGGATGCGGCATCTTGA
- a CDS encoding MFS transporter produces the protein MSDSLAINEAPARTSHFAILLFLALALMAALLNSSAPTPLYPLYQQELGLTAVSLTIIYGAYAAGVLISLFGVGNMAGKVQDLRSMIVPALFMVFCGALLFAKADSFTLLLIARLLAGIGTGALTGAANIALVRFGPKDSGKVAALIATLSFTSGLALGPIFSGIALQTGFHTTSLPFMFIMAIAFIAALGVILKWPSSPAIIVQTKSEDQADTKNSSLLSGLQATGKNFFLCSVALFTCWAVAASILAVGPSVSETLLGIHSRGVYGYVIAAYLTIAGISQILSRKVNARHSLMYGCLAQTLSVLVFAGAIELHSVILACVGMIIGGYAYGAIFVGSATLVNMISPKASHARLISLFYVIAYIANWIPILLGVVIDHASLLLAVNLLFITSATVCIILSLLVARAKFIK, from the coding sequence ATGTCTGATAGTCTTGCTATTAATGAAGCTCCTGCACGCACATCGCATTTTGCAATTTTGCTTTTTCTTGCTTTGGCCTTAATGGCTGCGTTGTTGAACAGCAGTGCCCCCACGCCTTTGTATCCGCTCTATCAACAAGAGTTAGGACTTACGGCGGTGAGTTTGACCATTATTTATGGCGCCTATGCTGCGGGTGTTCTTATATCGCTCTTTGGCGTAGGAAACATGGCGGGCAAAGTCCAGGACTTACGCAGTATGATTGTCCCGGCGTTATTTATGGTCTTTTGCGGTGCGCTGCTATTTGCAAAAGCAGATTCATTTACTCTGCTATTAATTGCCCGTTTATTGGCCGGGATTGGTACCGGTGCCTTAACCGGTGCAGCAAATATTGCTCTGGTTCGTTTTGGGCCCAAGGACAGCGGTAAAGTGGCGGCACTGATTGCCACGCTATCCTTTACGTCAGGCTTGGCATTGGGGCCGATATTTAGCGGCATTGCTTTACAAACTGGATTCCACACGACGTCACTGCCCTTCATGTTTATCATGGCCATTGCATTTATTGCCGCATTGGGGGTAATACTCAAGTGGCCGTCTTCGCCAGCAATTATTGTGCAGACTAAATCGGAAGATCAAGCAGACACTAAAAACAGCAGCCTGCTGTCTGGTTTGCAGGCTACGGGTAAAAACTTCTTCTTGTGTTCCGTTGCCCTGTTTACCTGCTGGGCAGTTGCGGCGAGTATTCTTGCCGTAGGGCCTAGTGTTTCGGAAACACTATTGGGTATTCACAGCCGTGGCGTTTATGGTTATGTTATTGCGGCTTATCTTACTATTGCAGGCATCAGCCAGATTCTAAGTCGTAAAGTTAACGCACGCCATTCACTGATGTACGGATGTTTGGCACAAACATTGTCTGTATTAGTGTTTGCCGGCGCTATTGAGCTGCACTCAGTAATTCTGGCCTGCGTAGGGATGATTATTGGCGGATATGCTTATGGCGCCATTTTTGTCGGTAGCGCGACACTGGTGAATATGATTTCACCTAAAGCCAGTCACGCACGGTTAATATCTTTATTCTATGTTATAGCCTATATTGCCAACTGGATCCCTATTTTACTCGGCGTGGTTATTGATCATGCTAGCCTGTTACTTGCCGTTAATTTATTGTTTATTACCAGTGCAACAGTATGTATTATATTAAGTCTACTGGTTGCACGAGCCAAGTTTATAAAGTAA
- a CDS encoding YciI family protein, with amino-acid sequence MFIINVKYHSPIDEINAHLEAHRQFLDAQYDKGIFIASGPQVPREGGVIIANSKVTREELDVILADDPFKSHDLASYHITEFAPLKHHAALADIL; translated from the coding sequence GTGTTTATCATTAATGTGAAATACCATAGCCCAATAGACGAAATTAACGCGCATTTAGAAGCGCATCGTCAATTTCTTGACGCACAATACGATAAGGGCATTTTTATTGCTTCTGGACCACAAGTACCACGCGAAGGTGGAGTGATAATAGCCAACAGTAAAGTCACGCGTGAGGAATTGGACGTTATCCTCGCAGACGATCCGTTTAAGTCTCATGATTTGGCGAGTTATCATATAACAGAGTTCGCACCGCTGAAACACCACGCTGCCTTAGCCGATATACTTTAA
- a CDS encoding endo-1,4-beta-xylanase has protein sequence MQSSSRRVFLTGLIRALVVVPLMGSRLALAAETFIPLRKLATQKGVQFGFAIDPKMLTTNATYRDVVARQASILVPENALKWQTVHPEPQRYDFGPADTIANFADEHKQQMRGHTFCWHRSLPEWVHKTVNSANAEAVLTAHIATVAGHYRGKISSWDVVNEAIQPSDGQPGGLRNSFWYQVLGPHYLDIAFHAAHKADPDAVLCYNDYGLETDTPYGEGRRTAILALLQGLKQRGVPVHGLGIQSHLRAGDTFGPGLTKFILAVHRLGMAVYVTELDVDDSHLTGSVAARDDIVAATYKRYLEAVLATKAVSTVITWGVWDRPHLVGATTTQARLAQRPLVFGPQGEIKPVSWVVEHCFEKL, from the coding sequence ATGCAATCGTCAAGCCGACGCGTTTTCCTTACCGGACTGATTCGTGCTCTGGTCGTTGTCCCGCTGATGGGCAGCCGACTGGCGCTTGCCGCTGAAACATTTATCCCCTTACGCAAGCTTGCAACGCAAAAAGGGGTTCAGTTTGGCTTCGCCATTGACCCAAAAATGCTGACTACAAATGCCACCTATCGTGATGTGGTGGCGCGTCAGGCAAGTATTTTGGTGCCCGAGAATGCGCTTAAATGGCAGACGGTACACCCTGAGCCACAGCGTTACGACTTTGGTCCAGCCGATACTATCGCCAACTTTGCTGATGAACATAAGCAGCAGATGCGCGGTCACACATTCTGTTGGCATCGCTCCCTGCCAGAATGGGTTCACAAAACGGTGAATTCCGCCAACGCCGAGGCGGTGCTGACGGCGCATATTGCTACCGTTGCCGGCCACTACCGGGGAAAAATAAGTTCCTGGGACGTGGTTAATGAGGCTATTCAGCCCAGCGACGGTCAACCGGGTGGGCTACGTAATTCCTTTTGGTATCAGGTACTCGGACCGCATTATCTCGACATCGCGTTTCACGCCGCGCACAAGGCTGACCCCGATGCCGTGCTTTGCTATAACGACTATGGCCTGGAAACGGACACGCCTTATGGTGAAGGTAGACGAACGGCGATATTGGCTCTGTTACAAGGGCTTAAGCAGCGAGGTGTGCCGGTGCACGGACTGGGGATCCAGTCTCATTTACGCGCAGGAGACACCTTTGGCCCAGGGTTGACGAAGTTCATTCTTGCCGTACACCGTCTGGGGATGGCGGTGTATGTTACCGAGCTGGACGTCGATGACAGTCACCTCACCGGTTCTGTCGCGGCGCGTGACGATATCGTCGCGGCAACCTACAAACGTTATCTTGAAGCCGTCCTCGCCACCAAGGCAGTGTCAACCGTCATTACCTGGGGCGTTTGGGACAGGCCGCATCTTGTGGGTGCTACCACAACACAAGCAAGGTTGGCACAGCGACCGCTGGTTTTTGGCCCTCAGGGAGAAATCAAGCCGGTGAGCTGGGTGGTTGAACACTGTTTTGAAAAGTTGTAG
- a CDS encoding TonB-dependent siderophore receptor, with protein MPPFFKVSLLAASVALTLPVHADDTKTQNDKSGDTISVVGNWLDNPDTSTVLLNHPGARSIVTQKQIHEQGDQTVADTLRGVPGVQVRDSNGTGGSDISLNVGVRGLTSRLSPRSTILMDGVPLAVAPYGQPQLSMAPLGVGNLQSVDVIRGGGAVRYGPQNVGGVINFVTKDIPKDFAGSVSAQTQGASHGGLKTLNSFSLGGTADNGFGAEILYSGLHGQGYRDNNDNTDIDDFMLKTRYAITDHDELLANFHYYDATSGMPGGLSAKQYAQNPFQSTRPWDQFEGRRKDMSFKYKHQEDDKQFELLTYFTDSFRGSSIESVGTGKNAGQNRLAAYPRHYTTYAIEPSYSQLFRFWDMAHEVTVGYRYLNETMDEKAFQSGWYDPSTTFSVPDSGERYYQHTSGGTAANAFYIDDAINVGNWTITPGIRYESIKTHVNDSFANISREKQYSQPLPSLNVMYHLTDSWNLFANANTSFGSMQYFQLTKGGSGNQPAPGLTPEKAHTYEVGTRYDDTIIKAELTAFYINFDNQLQYIDNTVGWTNLGATKHKGIETAFSYDLSGLSHKLDGVSVYTSYTYTKAETQDGAFAGKDLPFYSRQVFTAGTRYETGNWVWNVDSYAQSKQSSPGTGTQYITDESADGQYGNIMGYMVWNARGEYHFGKKFSNLTVGAGIKNLFDQRYFTRSNDNNFGKYVGEPRTFYVQGSIDF; from the coding sequence ATGCCTCCGTTTTTTAAGGTATCTTTGCTGGCGGCCTCCGTTGCGCTAACTCTTCCTGTGCACGCTGATGACACCAAAACTCAAAATGATAAATCAGGCGATACCATTTCCGTCGTCGGGAACTGGTTGGACAATCCTGACACCAGCACAGTATTGCTCAATCATCCTGGTGCACGTTCCATCGTTACCCAAAAGCAAATTCACGAGCAGGGCGATCAGACTGTTGCGGATACGCTGCGCGGTGTACCCGGCGTTCAGGTCCGCGACAGCAACGGTACTGGCGGCAGTGACATTTCATTGAACGTTGGCGTTCGTGGTTTAACCTCGCGCTTGTCGCCACGTTCAACCATTCTTATGGACGGCGTTCCCTTAGCCGTTGCCCCTTACGGACAACCTCAGTTGTCGATGGCCCCTTTGGGCGTGGGTAACCTGCAATCGGTTGACGTCATTCGCGGCGGTGGGGCGGTACGTTACGGGCCACAAAACGTGGGGGGTGTGATCAACTTCGTCACCAAAGATATTCCAAAAGATTTTGCAGGGTCGGTCAGCGCGCAAACGCAGGGTGCCAGTCACGGTGGATTGAAAACGCTGAACAGTTTTTCACTGGGCGGCACGGCGGATAACGGCTTTGGTGCAGAGATCCTCTATTCTGGCTTGCACGGTCAGGGATATCGCGATAATAACGACAACACCGATATCGACGATTTTATGCTGAAAACGCGTTATGCGATTACCGACCATGACGAGCTGCTGGCCAATTTCCATTACTACGACGCCACGTCGGGAATGCCTGGCGGTTTGTCAGCTAAGCAGTATGCCCAAAACCCTTTCCAGTCGACGCGCCCGTGGGACCAGTTTGAAGGTCGCCGCAAAGATATGTCGTTTAAATACAAGCATCAGGAAGATGATAAACAGTTTGAGTTGTTGACTTATTTCACCGACAGCTTCCGCGGCAGCAGCATCGAATCGGTGGGGACGGGCAAAAATGCCGGACAGAATCGTTTAGCCGCCTATCCGCGCCACTACACGACCTATGCCATCGAACCTAGCTACTCGCAGCTGTTCCGCTTCTGGGATATGGCGCATGAAGTGACAGTGGGATACCGCTACCTGAATGAAACGATGGATGAAAAAGCCTTCCAGTCCGGCTGGTATGACCCATCAACCACTTTCTCGGTTCCAGACTCTGGCGAACGCTATTACCAACATACCTCGGGTGGCACGGCGGCCAATGCATTCTACATTGATGATGCAATAAACGTCGGTAACTGGACAATAACGCCAGGTATTCGCTACGAAAGTATCAAAACCCACGTTAACGACTCGTTTGCCAATATCAGCCGTGAGAAGCAGTATAGCCAGCCGCTGCCATCGCTTAACGTGATGTATCATTTGACCGATTCGTGGAATCTGTTTGCCAACGCCAACACCTCGTTTGGCAGTATGCAGTATTTCCAGTTGACCAAAGGCGGGAGTGGTAATCAGCCTGCGCCTGGCCTGACGCCGGAAAAAGCGCACACCTATGAAGTCGGTACGCGCTATGACGACACGATTATCAAAGCCGAGTTGACGGCGTTTTACATCAACTTCGACAATCAGCTCCAGTACATTGATAACACCGTTGGCTGGACTAATCTCGGTGCCACCAAGCATAAAGGTATCGAGACGGCGTTCAGCTATGACTTAAGCGGTCTGAGTCATAAATTAGACGGCGTGAGCGTCTATACCAGCTACACCTATACCAAAGCGGAAACCCAGGACGGGGCCTTTGCTGGCAAAGATTTGCCGTTCTATTCTCGTCAGGTGTTCACCGCAGGAACACGTTATGAAACCGGTAACTGGGTGTGGAATGTGGACAGCTATGCGCAGTCGAAACAGTCTTCACCGGGCACTGGAACGCAATATATTACTGATGAAAGCGCCGACGGCCAATACGGTAATATCATGGGTTACATGGTGTGGAACGCCCGTGGTGAATACCATTTTGGCAAGAAATTCTCGAATCTGACGGTTGGCGCAGGTATCAAAAACCTGTTTGACCAGCGTTACTTTACTCGCTCCAACGACAACAACTTCGGCAAGTACGTCGGTGAGCCAAGAACGTTTTATGTTCAAGGGTCTATCGACTTTTAA
- a CDS encoding ABC transporter substrate-binding protein, with product MSAFAQAAPIVVTDIAGREVTLEHPAQRVMLADSRALLALNIIHPKNPLKDIVAWDNWLTKKSTDIKQAYEKKFPEINKIPTFDNPYTTDFSVENAVTVKPDLIIFDIGLLGKLQDSGTLSLLEKVKIPVLFIDFRQKPLANTVPSMMLLGKVFGEEKNAQSFIDFYQQRLETIRQRIATLKPEQRPSVFIERHAGLTGDDCCSTFGTGSFGEFINVAGGNNIGSKLFNGMMGGDINTEQLIASNPDFYLMTGADWKRGGKSSLAVPLGYTTDEATVQKSLAHLTQRKELSVLSAVKEKRVLALYHQFYDMPFNIIAVEEIAKFLHPDLFKDIDPLADMKMLHQKFTSIDYSGVFWATPQ from the coding sequence ATGTCGGCGTTCGCCCAGGCCGCCCCCATTGTTGTTACTGACATCGCTGGCCGCGAGGTTACGCTGGAGCATCCCGCCCAGCGGGTGATGCTGGCGGATTCGCGGGCCTTGCTGGCACTGAATATCATCCATCCTAAAAATCCATTGAAAGATATTGTTGCCTGGGACAACTGGCTGACCAAAAAATCAACTGACATCAAGCAAGCCTACGAAAAAAAATTCCCTGAAATTAATAAAATACCGACCTTCGATAACCCTTACACCACAGATTTTAGCGTTGAAAATGCAGTCACGGTGAAGCCGGATCTGATTATTTTCGATATCGGCTTACTGGGTAAATTGCAGGATAGCGGCACGCTGAGTTTGCTTGAGAAAGTGAAGATCCCCGTGTTGTTCATCGATTTTCGCCAAAAACCATTGGCCAATACCGTGCCGAGTATGATGCTGCTGGGTAAAGTGTTTGGCGAAGAGAAAAATGCGCAAAGCTTCATTGATTTTTATCAGCAGAGGCTAGAAACCATTCGCCAGCGCATCGCCACGCTAAAACCTGAGCAGCGTCCAAGCGTCTTTATCGAACGTCACGCCGGTTTGACGGGGGATGACTGCTGTTCAACGTTTGGCACCGGCAGCTTTGGTGAGTTTATCAACGTCGCCGGGGGCAATAATATCGGCAGCAAGCTGTTCAACGGCATGATGGGCGGGGACATTAACACCGAGCAGTTGATTGCCAGCAACCCTGATTTTTACCTTATGACGGGCGCGGATTGGAAACGAGGCGGCAAATCTTCACTGGCGGTGCCGCTGGGTTACACCACCGATGAGGCAACCGTGCAGAAAAGCCTGGCACACCTGACTCAGCGTAAAGAGTTAAGCGTACTCAGCGCGGTGAAAGAAAAGCGCGTATTGGCGCTTTACCATCAGTTCTACGACATGCCGTTCAATATTATCGCAGTGGAAGAAATTGCCAAATTCCTGCACCCGGACCTGTTTAAAGATATCGACCCACTGGCAGATATGAAGATGCTGCATCAGAAATTTACCTCAATCGACTACAGCGGAGTGTTCTGGGCAACCCCTCAGTAG
- a CDS encoding PAS and helix-turn-helix domain-containing protein → MNNDSVILPKMLTQTLNQLPTPFWIRDKSTRYIYANMAMAKLAGLKSPDSIIGRLDNEIQAALFEDEVAAKLWQHQVKHVVTTQEKLTLLEVHPDSVDYPYITKKTPFYNESNECIGMAVSARYLEVFSPNDFIRGKLPGSLLLTKPDDFFTEKECEIIFFKLQGMSSKDIGNILYLSPRTIENRLANMYIRSGVNHLDDFRQFCESRNLHRYLPHKLLLNKRIGFEGDFDEKIMG, encoded by the coding sequence ATGAATAACGACTCTGTAATACTTCCTAAAATGTTAACGCAGACGCTTAATCAGCTGCCGACACCCTTCTGGATTAGAGATAAAAGCACCCGATACATTTACGCTAACATGGCCATGGCAAAGCTGGCAGGTTTAAAATCACCTGATTCTATAATAGGTCGGCTAGATAATGAGATTCAAGCGGCCCTCTTTGAAGATGAGGTTGCTGCCAAGCTATGGCAACATCAGGTCAAGCATGTTGTAACTACTCAGGAAAAGTTAACATTACTTGAAGTGCATCCTGATTCTGTTGACTATCCTTATATTACGAAAAAAACGCCTTTCTATAATGAATCTAATGAATGTATAGGCATGGCTGTGTCTGCCAGATACTTAGAAGTATTCAGTCCTAATGATTTCATCAGAGGAAAGTTGCCAGGCTCATTACTTCTTACTAAACCAGACGATTTTTTTACAGAGAAAGAATGTGAGATTATCTTCTTTAAACTTCAGGGTATGAGCAGCAAGGATATTGGCAATATCTTATATCTTTCTCCCAGAACAATTGAAAATAGACTGGCAAATATGTATATAAGGTCGGGAGTCAATCATCTCGATGATTTCCGTCAATTTTGTGAAAGTCGTAATCTACATCGTTATCTCCCACATAAATTATTGTTAAATAAAAGAATAGGCTTCGAGGGTGATTTTGACGAAAAAATAATGGGATAA
- a CDS encoding ABC transporter substrate-binding protein, whose protein sequence is MLKKFKVSLVALAVVVSTPAFAEFPKEYPADYQKTVEAAKKEGKVVVYSTTDTKAAGPLIQGFEATYPGVKVEYNDMNSTELYNRYISEQAAGGTSGDVVWSSSMDTALKLATDYAQEYASPEQSQLPKWAVWKEKAYGTTYEPVVFIYNKRLIPAADVPDSHAALAKLIASQTDKFKRKVTTYDIEKSGLGFMLSVQDFKADPEYFKRLADIAKGGLTVQSSTGTMMERVSSGENLIGFNILGSYAEARAKTDPTLGISYPKDYTLVLSRVSFITKDTTNANAAKLWLDYVLSEKGQSILANQADIPSIRNDIEGKNDIEGLTKILGNALKPIPVDESLLEYLQQKKRLDYIKQWREAAAK, encoded by the coding sequence ATGTTAAAAAAATTCAAAGTATCTCTGGTTGCCTTGGCGGTTGTTGTTTCCACTCCGGCCTTTGCCGAGTTTCCTAAAGAATATCCTGCTGATTATCAAAAAACCGTAGAGGCGGCCAAAAAAGAGGGCAAGGTGGTGGTGTATTCGACCACTGACACCAAGGCGGCGGGTCCGTTGATTCAAGGCTTTGAGGCGACTTATCCAGGCGTTAAAGTTGAATACAACGACATGAACAGCACCGAGCTTTATAACCGCTACATCAGCGAACAGGCGGCGGGCGGCACCAGCGGCGACGTGGTGTGGAGTTCATCGATGGACACCGCACTCAAACTGGCCACCGATTATGCCCAGGAATACGCGTCGCCAGAGCAAAGCCAACTGCCAAAATGGGCGGTGTGGAAAGAAAAAGCCTACGGCACTACCTACGAACCGGTGGTCTTTATCTATAACAAACGTCTGATCCCCGCCGCCGACGTTCCGGACTCTCACGCCGCGTTGGCAAAACTGATTGCCAGCCAGACCGATAAATTCAAACGCAAAGTCACCACCTACGATATCGAAAAATCTGGCCTGGGCTTCATGCTATCGGTTCAGGATTTCAAAGCCGATCCTGAGTACTTCAAACGCCTGGCCGATATTGCCAAAGGCGGCCTGACGGTTCAGTCATCCACCGGCACCATGATGGAAAGGGTCTCATCCGGTGAGAATCTCATCGGCTTCAACATCCTCGGCTCCTACGCCGAAGCGCGGGCCAAAACGGACCCTACGCTGGGCATCTCATATCCGAAAGACTATACGCTAGTGCTGTCGCGAGTAAGCTTTATCACAAAAGACACGACCAACGCCAACGCCGCCAAGCTGTGGCTTGACTACGTATTGTCGGAAAAAGGCCAGAGCATTTTGGCGAATCAGGCAGATATCCCCTCTATTCGCAACGATATCGAAGGTAAAAACGACATCGAAGGCCTGACTAAAATACTGGGCAATGCGCTGAAGCCCATTCCGGTAGACGAAAGCCTACTGGAATATCTGCAGCAGAAAAAACGCCTGGACTACATCAAGCAGTGGCGTGAAGCTGCGGCGAAATAA